From a region of the Latilactobacillus sakei genome:
- a CDS encoding replicative DNA helicase: MVNNELIEHTPPQNNEAEQAVLGAVFISSDALVEAMEYVTADDFYRKAHRLIFETMVELNERGEGIDAVTIKSELDARNQLEDIGGIGYLAELADAVPTAANVVYYAKIVSEKAMLRRLIQTAQNIVAKGYAQDEDVTDILDTAEQEIMAVSEQQNKAGFKSISDVLTTSIEHIDKLYQEEESITGLSTGYPDLDKITAGLHEDELIILAARPGVGKTAFVLNIAQNIGKMTNENVAIFSLEMGAEQLVNRMLCAEGSIDANHLRTGQLEESEWQNLIIAMGSLSKANIYIDDTPGVKMAEIRAKCRRLAKEKDGIGLIVIDYLQLIEGSGQENRQQEVSAISRQLKKLAKELRVPVIALSQLSRGVEQRQDKRPVLSDIRESGSIEQDADIVAFLYRDDYYRDEPGEDGEDGGSQPAPDPENADVGEVEVIIEKNRAGARGTVKLLFVKTYNKFSSISYSQGEY, translated from the coding sequence ATGGTGAATAATGAACTAATCGAACATACGCCACCGCAGAATAATGAAGCGGAACAGGCGGTTTTAGGCGCGGTTTTCATTAGTAGCGACGCATTAGTTGAAGCGATGGAATACGTGACTGCCGATGATTTCTATCGTAAGGCGCACCGCCTAATCTTCGAAACGATGGTCGAACTGAATGAACGGGGCGAAGGCATTGATGCGGTGACGATTAAGAGTGAACTTGACGCCCGCAACCAATTGGAAGATATTGGTGGGATTGGTTATTTGGCTGAATTAGCCGACGCAGTTCCCACCGCCGCTAACGTGGTTTATTACGCGAAGATTGTCTCTGAAAAAGCGATGCTTAGACGCTTAATTCAAACGGCACAAAATATTGTCGCCAAGGGTTACGCGCAAGATGAAGACGTAACCGATATCTTGGATACGGCTGAACAAGAAATCATGGCGGTTTCTGAACAGCAAAACAAAGCCGGTTTTAAATCGATTTCAGACGTTTTAACCACGTCGATCGAACATATCGATAAGCTCTATCAAGAAGAAGAAAGTATTACCGGCCTTTCAACCGGCTATCCCGATCTCGATAAGATTACAGCTGGTTTACATGAAGATGAATTGATTATCTTAGCAGCCCGTCCCGGGGTTGGGAAGACCGCCTTTGTCTTGAATATCGCACAAAATATCGGCAAAATGACCAACGAAAACGTCGCTATTTTTAGTTTGGAAATGGGTGCCGAACAATTGGTTAACCGGATGTTGTGTGCAGAAGGTAGTATTGATGCCAACCATTTAAGAACTGGTCAACTTGAAGAATCAGAATGGCAAAATCTGATTATTGCGATGGGCAGTTTGTCAAAAGCCAATATTTATATCGATGATACACCCGGCGTGAAAATGGCTGAAATTCGGGCTAAATGTCGGCGCTTAGCAAAAGAAAAAGATGGCATCGGCCTGATTGTCATTGATTATTTGCAGCTGATTGAAGGTTCTGGTCAAGAAAATCGGCAACAAGAAGTCTCAGCAATCTCACGGCAATTGAAAAAGTTAGCGAAGGAATTACGGGTTCCCGTGATTGCCTTATCTCAACTTTCTCGTGGCGTGGAACAACGTCAGGATAAACGACCAGTATTATCGGATATTCGTGAATCAGGTTCAATCGAACAAGATGCCGATATCGTGGCTTTCTTGTATCGTGATGATTATTATCGCGATGAACCAGGTGAAGACGGCGAAGATGGTGGCAGTCAACCAGCACCAGATCCGGAAAACGCGGATGTCGGTGAGGTTGAAGTGATTATCGAAAAAAACCGGGCCGGCGCGCGGGGCACGGTTAAGCTGTTATTTGTTAAAACCTATAATAAGTTCTCGTCGATATCGTACTCGCAAGGTGAATATTAA
- a CDS encoding Uric acid permease PucJ, giving the protein MADFQSDSARTIEPAPKLSHIKAAILGLQHLLAMYSGDVLIPLLVGAALHFNAAQMTYLVSVDIFMCGIATLLQLKRTPLTGIALPVVLGCAVEYVGPLTAIGTNSQLGIDVMYGSIIGAGVFILLISGVVARLRWLFPPIVTGSLITLIGFTLIPVAFQNLGGGDITAKSFGSVPNLIAGFSTIVLILIFSIWGRGFIQQIAILIGIIGGTLVGAAVGLVSLDPVGQASWFKLPELFYFGTPRFEWTSIASMSLAALTTMIESIGVFFALGEIVGRNITSNDLKRGFRAEGLAAILGGLFNTFPYSTFSQNVGIVQLSGIKTKKPVYYSAFFLIFLGLLPKIGAVATIIPTSVLGGAMVVMFGIVGIQGIKMLHKVDLEDNRNLLVATLSIGMGLGIAIHPTLLQALPASVQTILGNGLVVGSLTAVILNLLVNYRSLIAAKQQQ; this is encoded by the coding sequence GTGGCAGATTTCCAGTCCGACTCAGCACGTACTATTGAACCAGCTCCAAAGCTTTCTCATATTAAAGCGGCCATCTTAGGCCTGCAACATCTTCTAGCAATGTATTCTGGTGACGTCCTAATTCCATTATTAGTCGGCGCAGCACTTCACTTTAACGCCGCACAGATGACTTACCTTGTCTCTGTCGATATTTTCATGTGTGGGATTGCCACGTTACTCCAATTAAAACGAACACCTTTAACCGGGATTGCTTTACCCGTCGTCTTAGGCTGTGCGGTCGAATACGTCGGGCCACTAACGGCTATTGGGACTAACAGTCAATTAGGGATTGACGTGATGTACGGTAGTATCATTGGTGCGGGGGTCTTCATCCTCTTAATCTCTGGGGTGGTTGCCCGCTTACGCTGGCTATTCCCACCAATCGTTACTGGTTCATTGATTACTTTAATCGGCTTCACCTTAATTCCCGTTGCCTTCCAAAATCTTGGTGGTGGCGATATTACTGCTAAGTCATTCGGGAGCGTCCCAAACTTAATCGCTGGCTTTTCAACGATTGTCCTGATTTTAATTTTTAGTATCTGGGGCCGCGGCTTTATTCAACAAATTGCGATTTTAATTGGGATTATCGGTGGGACATTAGTCGGCGCTGCTGTCGGCTTAGTTTCACTTGATCCAGTTGGGCAAGCTAGCTGGTTTAAACTACCAGAACTCTTCTACTTCGGTACGCCACGGTTTGAATGGACGTCAATCGCATCAATGTCATTGGCAGCTTTAACCACGATGATCGAATCAATCGGTGTGTTCTTCGCGCTTGGCGAAATCGTCGGTCGTAACATCACAAGTAATGACTTAAAGCGCGGCTTCCGCGCTGAAGGGTTAGCCGCAATCTTAGGTGGCTTGTTCAATACCTTCCCTTATTCAACCTTCTCTCAAAACGTTGGGATTGTGCAATTATCAGGCATCAAAACAAAGAAACCTGTTTACTATTCAGCTTTCTTCCTCATCTTCTTAGGGCTCTTGCCTAAGATTGGTGCGGTTGCCACGATTATTCCAACCTCAGTTTTAGGGGGCGCAATGGTCGTTATGTTTGGGATTGTTGGGATTCAAGGGATTAAAATGCTCCACAAGGTTGATCTTGAAGACAACCGTAACCTCTTAGTTGCAACCCTTTCAATCGGTATGGGCCTTGGGATTGCTATTCACCCAACCTTACTACAAGCTTTACCAGCTAGTGTGCAAACCATTCTGGGTAACGGCTTAGTTGTCGGTAGTTTAACAGCAGTGATCTTAAACCTCCTCGTTAACTATCGCTCATTAATTGCAGCAAAACAGCAACAATAA
- a CDS encoding 16S rRNA (guanine(527)-N(7))-methyltransferase RsmG: MTPKTFVATLKEHQIDVSQKQLDQFEIYFERLVATNQNVNLTAITEKEAVYLKHFFDSIAPTLYLESLRTMPLNICDIGAGAGFPSLPMKILFPQLKVTIVDSLNKRIHFLEELVAELGLTDVTLVHDRAELFSQVKRPYREQFDMVTARAVAPMNVLAEFCLPAVKVGGQFVALKASQSDTELAEAAFAIEALGGQLKEDIAFNLPETNDPRHLVIIDKVQSTPDKYPRRAGVPVKKPLRAKEEK, from the coding sequence ATGACACCAAAGACATTTGTCGCGACATTGAAAGAACATCAAATTGATGTTTCACAAAAACAATTAGACCAGTTTGAAATTTATTTCGAACGGTTAGTGGCTACCAATCAAAACGTTAATCTAACGGCGATTACAGAAAAAGAAGCCGTTTATTTAAAACACTTCTTTGATTCGATTGCCCCAACCTTATATTTGGAATCATTGAGAACGATGCCCCTCAATATTTGTGATATCGGTGCCGGTGCCGGGTTCCCATCATTACCGATGAAAATTCTGTTCCCTCAATTAAAGGTGACGATTGTTGATTCATTAAATAAACGGATTCACTTCCTAGAAGAATTAGTGGCCGAATTAGGGTTAACTGATGTGACACTCGTGCATGATCGGGCTGAATTATTCAGCCAAGTCAAGCGGCCATATCGCGAACAATTTGATATGGTGACAGCTCGGGCGGTCGCACCGATGAATGTTTTAGCGGAATTCTGTTTACCAGCTGTTAAAGTGGGCGGCCAGTTTGTCGCTTTAAAGGCGAGTCAAAGTGATACCGAATTAGCGGAAGCTGCTTTTGCAATTGAGGCGTTAGGTGGTCAGTTAAAAGAAGATATCGCGTTTAACTTACCCGAAACTAACGATCCCAGACATTTAGTGATTATCGACAAGGTTCAATCAACCCCCGATAAATATCCACGGCGCGCGGGTGTGCCGGTTAAAAAACCATTAAGGGCTAAGGAGGAAAAATAA
- the noc gene encoding nucleoid occlusion protein, with translation MAISFFGKKKEETSTSINQVVMVPVAAIVPNRFQPRKVFNTDHISELASTIEQHGLLQPIVLREYEDQKFEIIAGERRFRAIQTLKWAELPAIVQKMDDHETASMALIENLQREELTAVEEADAYQNLMKLNGFTQASLAEKMGKSQSFVANKLRLLKLSQPVQEAIMNHEISERHGRSLLKLDEFNQQMVLHQILAEQLTVKDTEALVASIINPEPAVEEEATVVEEETATTEESTETPKKAGKKKAPKKEMTTGDTKVAVNTIKKSIELIEQSGIPVSAVEDDQKDVYRITIEIPKK, from the coding sequence ATGGCAATTTCATTTTTTGGTAAGAAAAAAGAAGAGACAAGTACAAGTATTAATCAGGTGGTAATGGTGCCAGTTGCTGCGATTGTACCGAACCGGTTCCAACCACGGAAGGTTTTCAATACCGATCATATTAGTGAATTGGCAAGTACCATTGAACAACACGGCTTATTACAACCAATTGTTTTAAGAGAATATGAAGATCAAAAGTTTGAAATCATCGCTGGTGAACGGCGTTTTAGAGCTATTCAAACCTTAAAATGGGCGGAATTACCAGCAATCGTTCAAAAGATGGATGATCACGAAACAGCTTCAATGGCCTTGATTGAAAACCTCCAACGGGAAGAATTAACGGCAGTTGAAGAAGCAGATGCTTACCAAAACCTCATGAAGTTAAATGGCTTCACCCAAGCTAGTTTGGCTGAAAAAATGGGTAAGAGCCAATCATTTGTCGCTAATAAATTACGACTATTGAAACTCTCACAACCAGTTCAAGAAGCCATCATGAATCATGAAATTTCAGAACGTCATGGTCGGAGTTTGTTGAAATTAGATGAATTCAACCAACAAATGGTCCTACACCAAATCCTAGCGGAACAATTAACGGTTAAGGATACAGAAGCGCTAGTCGCTTCAATCATTAACCCAGAACCAGCCGTTGAAGAAGAAGCGACGGTTGTCGAAGAAGAAACAGCAACCACTGAAGAATCAACAGAAACACCTAAGAAGGCTGGCAAGAAGAAGGCGCCTAAGAAAGAAATGACGACAGGTGACACGAAAGTGGCTGTTAATACCATCAAAAAATCAATTGAATTGATTGAACAAAGTGGGATTCCAGTTTCAGCAGTCGAAGACGATCAAAAAGACGTTTATCGGATTACAATCGAAATTCCTAAGAAATAG
- a CDS encoding sporulation initiation inhibitor Soj, which yields MAHVISIANQKGGVGKTTTTINLAVCLADAGHRVLIIDSDAQGNATSGIGIQKSQVEKDIYDVLVDEIPIKEAILKTNHQHVDIVPATIQLAGAEIELTAQMAREMRLKLGLEAVLNDYDYVLIDCPPSLGQLSINAFTASNSILIPVQSEYYALEGLSQLLNTVRLVQKHFNPNLAIEGVLLTMYDARTNLGAQVIEEVRKYFGDRVYDTIIPRNTRLAEAPSHGVSIIDYDPKSRGAEVYQELAKEVLAANGQ from the coding sequence ATGGCGCATGTTATTTCAATTGCAAACCAAAAAGGCGGGGTTGGTAAAACAACAACGACTATTAATTTAGCGGTTTGTTTAGCAGATGCGGGTCACCGAGTGTTAATCATTGATTCTGATGCACAAGGTAACGCAACGAGCGGTATCGGGATTCAAAAGTCACAAGTTGAAAAAGATATTTATGATGTTTTAGTCGATGAAATTCCCATTAAAGAAGCGATTTTGAAAACAAATCATCAGCACGTTGATATTGTACCGGCGACGATTCAATTAGCCGGTGCAGAAATTGAACTAACGGCCCAAATGGCCCGTGAAATGCGTTTAAAACTTGGTTTAGAAGCCGTTTTAAATGACTACGATTACGTTTTGATTGATTGTCCGCCTTCATTAGGACAACTATCAATCAACGCCTTTACGGCTAGCAATTCAATTTTGATTCCAGTCCAAAGCGAATACTATGCGCTAGAAGGCTTGAGCCAATTATTAAATACGGTCCGGTTAGTACAGAAGCATTTTAATCCGAACCTTGCAATTGAAGGGGTCTTATTAACGATGTATGATGCCCGAACAAACTTAGGGGCCCAAGTGATTGAAGAAGTGCGCAAGTACTTTGGCGATCGCGTTTACGATACAATTATTCCACGCAATACACGATTAGCGGAAGCACCCAGTCATGGGGTTTCAATCATTGATTATGATCCTAAATCTCGTGGGGCTGAAGTTTATCAAGAATTAGCCAAGGAGGTGTTAGCAGCTAATGGTCAATAA
- a CDS encoding chromosome partitioning protein ParB, with protein sequence MVNKNGKGLGRGLEAVFSAFEGPNKNRADELVEELALEDIRPNPYQPRKTFDEAALAELAASIKKSGVFQPIIVRKSINGYELIAGERRFRASKLAGKTTIPAITRQFDEEAMMEIAVLENLQREDLTPLEEAQAYDTLLKKLNLTQAEVSERLGKSRPYIANYLRLLGLPADVKQLLQEGQLSMGQARTLLSLKKKSQISALAKRTIAEGLTVRQLEQLVNQMNQTKAAKVAKTKIKSPYIQASENQLVDKFDTKVNIAMNSKGRGKIEIDYGTVEDLNRILALLDVNID encoded by the coding sequence ATGGTCAATAAAAATGGTAAAGGACTCGGTCGAGGACTCGAAGCTGTTTTTTCAGCATTCGAGGGACCCAATAAGAATCGTGCGGATGAACTCGTTGAAGAGCTTGCCCTCGAGGATATTCGTCCCAATCCTTATCAACCACGTAAAACGTTTGATGAAGCAGCACTAGCAGAACTTGCTGCTTCCATTAAAAAATCTGGCGTTTTCCAACCGATTATTGTGCGTAAAAGCATTAATGGTTACGAATTAATCGCTGGTGAACGCCGTTTCCGCGCTTCTAAATTAGCTGGTAAAACTACGATCCCAGCCATTACCCGTCAATTCGATGAAGAAGCGATGATGGAAATTGCGGTCTTAGAAAATCTTCAACGGGAAGATTTAACACCGCTGGAAGAAGCACAAGCCTACGACACCCTTTTGAAGAAGTTAAACTTAACGCAAGCTGAAGTGTCAGAACGCTTAGGTAAGAGTCGCCCTTACATTGCCAACTACTTACGTCTATTGGGCTTACCAGCAGATGTTAAGCAATTGTTGCAAGAAGGCCAACTCTCAATGGGACAAGCGCGGACGCTTTTATCATTGAAGAAAAAGAGTCAAATTAGCGCCCTCGCTAAGCGGACGATTGCCGAAGGCTTAACGGTGCGCCAATTAGAACAACTCGTCAACCAAATGAATCAAACCAAAGCGGCTAAAGTCGCTAAGACTAAGATTAAATCACCTTACATTCAAGCGAGTGAAAACCAATTAGTCGATAAATTCGATACCAAAGTCAATATTGCGATGAACAGTAAAGGCCGGGGTAAAATTGAAATTGACTACGGCACGGTAGAAGATTTAAACCGAATCTTGGCTTTACTAGATGTCAATATTGATTAG
- a CDS encoding DUF951 domain-containing protein → MYALGDLVQMKKQHACGTNRFEVVRLGMDIRIKCMGCGHAVLLPRREFEKKQKKVLVVAADVDVTTEPHYQLLSKGPNQTNF, encoded by the coding sequence ATGTATGCATTAGGCGATCTCGTTCAGATGAAAAAACAGCATGCCTGTGGGACCAATCGTTTCGAAGTGGTCCGTTTAGGGATGGATATTCGAATTAAATGTATGGGCTGCGGGCACGCGGTCTTATTGCCCCGCCGGGAATTTGAAAAGAAGCAAAAGAAAGTGTTGGTAGTAGCAGCCGATGTTGATGTAACAACGGAACCACATTATCAATTGTTGTCAAAAGGTCCCAATCAAACTAATTTTTAA
- a CDS encoding redox-regulated ATPase YchF: protein MSLTAGIVGLPNVGKSTLFNAITKAGAEMANYPFATIDPNVGMVEVPDKRLDRIQEIIPAKKIVPTTFEFTDIAGIVKGASKGEGLGNKFLENIRQVDAIVHVVRAFDDDNITSVTGTVDPLDDIDTINLELSLADLESVTKRYARVEKIARTKDKEALAEFEVLKKIKPVLEEGGSVRSIEFNEDEAKIVKGFFLLTSKPVLYVANIAEDAMADPDSVDYVKQIQDFAAKEGAEVIAISARTEEEIASLDDADKAEFLEAEGVTESGLDKLIRASYHLLGLATFFTAGGKETRAWTFRQGMKAPQTAGVIHSDFERGFIRAETVSFADLDQYGSMQAVKEAGRLRLEGKEYMVEDGDIIEFRFNV from the coding sequence ATGTCATTAACTGCAGGAATTGTTGGGTTACCCAACGTCGGAAAATCAACTTTATTTAACGCCATTACTAAGGCCGGTGCCGAAATGGCGAACTACCCATTTGCGACTATCGATCCTAACGTTGGGATGGTTGAAGTACCCGACAAACGTTTAGACCGGATTCAAGAAATTATTCCCGCTAAGAAGATTGTTCCAACGACTTTTGAATTTACCGATATCGCCGGAATTGTTAAAGGCGCTAGCAAGGGTGAAGGTTTAGGAAATAAATTCTTGGAAAATATTCGTCAAGTGGATGCCATCGTACATGTTGTCCGGGCTTTTGACGATGATAATATCACGTCGGTAACAGGGACTGTGGATCCGTTAGATGATATCGATACAATTAACCTAGAACTTAGTTTAGCTGACTTAGAAAGCGTCACAAAGCGTTATGCGCGGGTTGAAAAGATTGCTCGTACTAAGGACAAAGAAGCTTTGGCTGAATTCGAAGTTTTAAAGAAAATCAAACCCGTTCTTGAAGAAGGCGGCTCAGTTCGTTCAATCGAATTTAACGAAGACGAAGCTAAGATCGTTAAAGGTTTCTTCCTATTAACATCAAAACCCGTCCTATACGTTGCCAACATCGCTGAAGATGCGATGGCCGATCCTGATAGTGTTGATTACGTTAAACAAATTCAAGATTTTGCAGCTAAAGAAGGCGCAGAAGTAATTGCGATTTCAGCAAGAACTGAAGAAGAAATCGCCTCATTAGATGACGCTGATAAAGCTGAATTCCTAGAAGCAGAAGGCGTTACTGAATCAGGTTTGGATAAATTAATCCGTGCTTCATACCACTTATTAGGTCTTGCAACTTTCTTTACCGCTGGTGGCAAGGAAACCCGTGCTTGGACTTTCCGTCAAGGCATGAAAGCCCCACAAACAGCCGGTGTGATTCATTCCGACTTCGAACGGGGCTTCATCCGGGCCGAAACAGTCTCATTTGCTGACCTTGATCAATACGGTTCAATGCAAGCTGTTAAAGAAGCTGGTCGTTTACGGCTTGAAGGTAAAGAATACATGGTCGAAGACGGCGATATTATCGAATTCAGATTCAACGTTTAA
- a CDS encoding DUF1129 domain-containing protein — MAKTEPAVETEQVDVDALSKQLSKKNADYLFKFKRALKEEDVSAEKQAEMLAEMLPEMLEAQHKGQPATQIYGPVSTKINQLLHAPKAPVKTSLKLQMLDNALIFLIMYLAFNGIAAQFSSKNSNAMIGITSIVITAAMAGVIMTYPMRYTQMPKEQRPPFWKMALIVVGLTLAFVAAYGVTILIPAFMNPVLPAWIQIVIAALLIVVRIYIKRRYKITGTFFG; from the coding sequence TTGGCTAAGACAGAACCAGCAGTAGAAACAGAGCAAGTCGATGTTGATGCGCTCAGCAAACAATTAAGTAAGAAAAACGCGGACTATTTATTTAAATTCAAGCGTGCTTTAAAAGAAGAAGATGTTTCAGCCGAAAAACAAGCCGAAATGCTTGCTGAGATGTTACCGGAAATGCTTGAAGCACAGCACAAAGGACAACCCGCAACGCAAATTTACGGGCCAGTTAGCACAAAGATTAATCAACTGTTACATGCCCCAAAAGCACCCGTTAAAACGAGTTTAAAATTACAAATGCTGGATAATGCGTTGATTTTCTTAATTATGTATTTAGCTTTCAACGGGATTGCCGCGCAATTTTCAAGTAAGAACTCAAATGCAATGATTGGGATTACCTCAATCGTGATTACCGCTGCGATGGCCGGCGTTATCATGACCTATCCAATGCGCTATACACAAATGCCTAAAGAACAACGCCCACCATTTTGGAAGATGGCATTAATCGTTGTCGGTTTAACCTTGGCCTTTGTCGCTGCTTATGGGGTGACAATCTTAATTCCGGCCTTCATGAACCCCGTCTTACCAGCCTGGATTCAAATCGTGATTGCGGCATTATTAATCGTAGTCCGGATCTATATCAAACGTCGTTATAAGATTACCGGCACTTTCTTTGGGTAG
- a CDS encoding lipase, with the protein MISIEERQFGAVSTLIVTPSGQEQTLLPTVFVYHGWTHRKESELMLANFLAKAGFRVVLPDAKCHGKRHGSQMFSELMFEFWQIVMQSVDEFGPLVTALQAEGLVDPERLGVTGTSMGGITTDAILARYPNVKVGVDKIGSPMPVAFAKWQTSQLPQSIQERYQDQIETTLADLADYDLALNASRLAGRPLHFYHGTADPMVPYQFTADFITQITEDETPATKQVTLTTENNGQHKVSDEAQLDTVTFMQAHLK; encoded by the coding sequence ATGATTAGTATCGAAGAACGCCAATTTGGCGCCGTTAGCACATTAATTGTGACGCCAAGTGGGCAAGAACAAACCTTGTTACCAACGGTATTTGTCTATCACGGTTGGACGCATCGTAAGGAATCTGAATTGATGTTGGCTAACTTTCTCGCTAAAGCAGGTTTTCGGGTTGTTTTACCAGATGCCAAATGTCATGGTAAACGCCACGGTAGCCAAATGTTTTCAGAGTTGATGTTTGAATTCTGGCAGATTGTGATGCAATCAGTCGATGAATTCGGGCCATTAGTTACCGCCTTACAAGCAGAAGGCTTAGTTGACCCAGAACGCCTGGGCGTCACTGGCACATCAATGGGGGGGATTACAACGGATGCCATTTTAGCCCGTTATCCCAACGTTAAAGTCGGTGTTGACAAGATTGGCTCACCAATGCCAGTAGCGTTTGCTAAATGGCAAACCAGTCAACTACCACAATCGATTCAAGAACGGTACCAAGATCAAATTGAAACGACACTCGCAGATTTGGCAGATTATGATTTAGCATTGAATGCCAGTCGTTTAGCGGGTCGCCCACTCCATTTTTATCACGGAACAGCTGATCCAATGGTGCCTTATCAATTTACTGCTGATTTCATCACGCAGATTACAGAAGATGAAACCCCAGCAACAAAACAAGTTACATTAACGACTGAAAATAACGGTCAACATAAAGTATCTGACGAGGCACAACTGGACACCGTCACATTTATGCAGGCTCATCTGAAATAA
- a CDS encoding haloacid dehalogenase has product MTKGTVLFDLDGTIADSQKGIINALEYMIEELALPTQTTAQLISFIGPPLNETIMKVFGLDEAATQQAIKTFQAYYAPKGLYENELYPGMHETLAALQAQDLQLAIATSKPEPFAKKIIDHLELTPYFSGVYGASVDETTRVKKADVITYALAELGLSTKTEPLLMVGDRQNDILGAKQNEMAAVGVSYGFGSIAELKKAGAVQIVTQPTDLITTLPANLKL; this is encoded by the coding sequence ATGACAAAAGGAACCGTTTTATTTGATTTAGATGGTACGATTGCTGACTCACAAAAAGGGATTATTAATGCCTTAGAGTATATGATTGAGGAACTGGCTTTGCCAACGCAAACGACAGCCCAATTAATTAGTTTTATTGGGCCACCCCTTAACGAAACGATTATGAAGGTCTTTGGTTTGGATGAAGCGGCCACACAACAGGCGATTAAAACGTTCCAAGCATATTATGCGCCTAAAGGCTTATATGAAAATGAGCTTTATCCAGGGATGCACGAAACATTAGCCGCCTTGCAAGCCCAAGATTTACAATTAGCGATTGCAACGTCTAAACCGGAACCCTTTGCTAAGAAGATTATCGATCACTTAGAATTAACGCCTTATTTTAGCGGTGTTTACGGTGCCAGTGTTGATGAAACAACGCGGGTTAAAAAAGCGGACGTCATTACTTATGCGTTGGCAGAACTCGGTTTATCAACGAAGACCGAACCACTCTTGATGGTTGGTGATCGCCAAAATGATATCCTTGGTGCCAAACAAAATGAAATGGCAGCTGTTGGTGTCAGTTATGGTTTCGGGAGTATCGCTGAACTAAAAAAAGCCGGTGCGGTCCAAATTGTGACCCAACCGACTGATTTAATTACGACGTTACCCGCTAATTTGAAACTTTAG
- a CDS encoding ribonucleotide reductase assembly protein NrdI, producing MITNLSILYISLAGNTRSFVTDLQDYAQQQHTTNPALPTIKLTEISDATPLKDETAPFYAFVPTYLDGGNGIDNGVKELMTNSLGEYIAYGHNADLCYGVIGSGNRNFNEQYCLTAKRYAEQFNAPFIADYELRGNSRDVGRIYMLLVANAQKHA from the coding sequence ATGATCACTAATCTATCCATTTTATATATTTCGCTGGCCGGTAATACCCGTTCATTTGTTACCGATTTGCAAGACTACGCCCAACAACAACATACCACTAATCCGGCCCTACCAACGATTAAGTTGACCGAAATTTCAGACGCCACACCTCTTAAAGATGAAACAGCACCCTTTTATGCTTTTGTGCCCACCTATTTGGATGGTGGTAACGGTATCGACAACGGCGTCAAAGAATTGATGACCAACAGCTTAGGCGAATATATCGCTTATGGGCATAATGCTGATTTATGTTACGGCGTGATTGGCAGCGGTAATCGTAATTTCAACGAACAATACTGCTTAACCGCCAAACGCTATGCCGAACAATTTAACGCACCCTTCATCGCGGATTACGAACTTCGTGGTAACTCACGCGATGTTGGTCGGATCTACATGTTATTAGTCGCTAATGCGCAAAAACACGCCTAA